One Tachysurus vachellii isolate PV-2020 chromosome 14, HZAU_Pvac_v1, whole genome shotgun sequence genomic window, AAAAGCCAGAGAACTGACCAACAGCTCCCTGCTGTGGATGAAAATAGGTATAACATGCCTTGTAACTAATTTACCATAACTTCACATTATTACACCTCATAATGAAAAATCTCAATCCATCTACATTGTGTCCAACATTTCCTGTACCACAGTTGAAATGTGTCATACACTCAGCAGATCTCCCTGAATCTTGCCCAAATGTGCAATAATGATTCAAATGCAGTGGGTAAAATCCCCACAACAAACAATTATTAAGGAAAGTACAAAGGATTCCTGTAAACCAATAAAAGTTACTTTCTTCCCTGTACAAGGCTGTATTCGCACCTGATAGCAATAAAGGATGACCATGGCTTGGAGTAATGATTAAATGAATCTGGATTGTGAACTTACTGTAGCTCGACAAGGTGTAACATTATTAGGAAGTGACAAGTAACAAAGCGGGACATGTAAGAATCAGGATTTGACTTATAAAATTGTGAAAAAGAGCTATTTCTTTATCAGACACAATTCTGTTTGTGGTCACAAGAAAATGGGTAGTTCACCcttagtagtagcagtagtaacaataataattttgtaaCACACTAGAAAAGCATAAACATCTTTCATACAGTCTCAGTCCCAAtaaaccagacacacacacttttgactGTAAAACAGTTTTCTTATACTTAAAAAGCATCTTAAATAACGCTGTGCATTCAGTACATTAAGTTTACCCCAACTGACTGTCAGGAGCACACAAATTAATTAAACGTAACACTCCAAACCACAAGCATTACAAAGTTATATAAACAGAAGAGAAACATGCAAATCTGATAAGACTCGGTTGTTGTACAAATACAATTAGCAGATACCACACATATTAATGACAAAATGATTAAGTCAGCAGTAaacaaagaattttattttcctGGCATTTTATTCAAGACAGTGTATCGTTTGTTCCAACTTGCTTTTACTGACGTTAAGTTCTGAACAGTACTATTGATCATTTAATTAACCAGTTATCAATAAATAGTATCCTATAGTTACTCATAGTATGAGGACAGACAAAAAATgaagaacagaacaaaaacaatggTACAATATTTATCATAAATATAGTGCAATGTCAtgcagtagttttttttttctcatgacaAACAGAAAGGCATTTAGCATTTCttagaggcaaaaaaaaacagttacatTCATTCTATTTTCAGTAGATGTTGGAGACATGGATAGTGTTATTATAGACATGGTATCATGAGGCCACTAATCATGAGGCCACTGTGATTTAAGTGTTGTGGtaagacattttgtttgttaGCTTTCATGTGAAATGTTGCAATCCAATACTGGGTATCGTTAATAGTTTGAAATGCTGGACTGGTGTCAGAATGGATttgatatttcttttaaaaatctgaTACACTCCTACTCTGTGTTTCTCTATTGTAAATGTTTGGACAAGCGGCAATGAGATTAACAATAATTAGCTGTTGTCAGTATGCAGTTAATTGCTCTAGGCCTGGCATTCAATCCTGGAAATCTGGAAAGGGCTATATCTGGCTGCTAAAAGCTATTATTAGCATATTAAATGGATAGAATCATGTATTTCTCTTGCTTGACTGGAATCAACACCTACACTGGCGCTTTGCAGATAAAATCTGACACTCCTGATCTAGGTTATTAGTTATATTCAACACAAAAACTGTCACAACACAGTGCTCTCTGGGTGAGAAGGAGAGCATAATTCTCTCTGCACTCAATCGCAACGATACTATATAGTCAAGGGTGTCAGTAAGCAATTCCATCTAAGTTTGTTCACCCTGTAGGACACCCTGTGTCCTATTATGAGCATTGTATCTCTAAAATGTATCAGAGGTAGCTAGTGAGTGGGAATTGGCAAAATGTGGTAttgttctgtaataaataacTACTAGATGTGTACATCATCAAATCACTTACATATATGTCTGTACCTCTGAGAGTCACAAAGAGCTGGACCCAAATTCcttttgtgtgtcaacacattctgattctgattctgatataacAGAACAAGTCCAGACATGGGCAgtgatagctcagtggttaagatgttggactactgatcggaaggtcatgagtttgaatcccagggccaccaagctgcccctcctgggcccctaaacaaggcccttaaccctgtataagagcgtctgctaaatgccataaatgtaaaaagacaTTCATTATTTGAGCAAATTCTGTTTATAAATTTGCAACAATTTCTTTTTCTAAGTCAGCAAACTCTTCGTCACTTAGGAGGTACCTCTGAACAATTGCTTTGACCCCATCTTCATCCAGGCGCTCATAGTCCTCTCTGTTTTTAAACGGAAGATGACCGGCCAGTTCACACAGAGCCACGTTAAATGCGGATTCCTCTTTCGCTCCGAAACACGTCACTCGGGGCCAGATGAAGATGCGCACTCCGTGGCGAAGTGACGACTGGGCTTCACTGTCACTGTCTGGATCGCAGGCTCGAGTCATGAAGACATTATGGGCGATATTTCTCTCTATGAGAAAGTCTGTGAGCCTGCAGACGGTGACCGCTTGCGCTTCGTCTTGTCCGTCCGTATAAAACATGAACGCTTTTGGAAAATCCACAAGCCGGTACAAGCTCTTTTTGGGAAAGATGACCTCTGTGCGTGCAGACTCGATTCTTAAAGGGTGGTTTAAGTAATACGCATGAAGGTGTAGATGATTAACAGAAGCAAACGCACCCAGGCTGTTAAACCCGACTCGGAATCCGGGATCTGCGCTAAGGAACAATGACTCAACCCCGATTTGGAGAGCCAGAGGCGTTAAGATCTGGGGATGACACCGGGAAGGCTCTGGAACCAGCAAACAGTGTCCGAACTCTAACGGGCTCACGTTTATGATCACAACACACGTGGCACAGGTTCCTTTCCCAGCACATCCTGTATAAATCTGCTCCGCTTTGTGCATCTCAAACAAGATTTCTGCTGAATTGATCTTGTTGAAGTTAAAGAGTTTGGGGTCAAACTGCTGCTGGATACTCCGGATTTCTTGAGGTTTCCTCCTTTCGATGCCTCTCTGAATGTTGAGCTGAGAGATATATCCACATGCGCCGGTTAACACACGCGTCTCCAAATCCCCTAAATGATATCTGAAGAGCCCGAGTTTCATCTTCTCTTCCCACCCGCATCTCAGGGCTACATCAAACCTGGACGTGACATCAGTCCTTCCATTAATCCGGCACACGTCGTACACAAAATCCTTGTTGGTGTAAGAGAAAACGTGCCCCGGTCCATCCATGGCTTTACAAACAACTGGGGAACCGGAAGTCTTCCGATGTTTAAATTGTCACTGTAAGTGAACCAAAGGAACACTTATACAACATTAAAAGACGTGTCAGGTGCGTGTTAACGATGCATATAACACCTCCCTTTCATCCAGAGCCGACCCCTGCGTCCCATTACTCAGGGTTTCATAGCCTTTCTTAATATTTCACTCATTTCCGAGTAAATGGCGTCGGGGTTGCCAGGTCTATTTAATATAAACCCTAATAAAACAAGTTTTTCCTTCTAAACAATTCCTCAAATTTGCACGGAAaatgtggtaatgtctgaaaaTCCTGTAGTCCAGGAAGAAAGTTTACATCCTAGCTAAAGGGACCCTGAATTTGTAAATGAATGTATAAGACTCGCCATCATCctataataatcatataatttatatacGGATTACACCTggtttaaaagatttatttcaaTAACACGCatgaatttaatgaaaaaattTTTGAGAGTCAGAAATTTCAGAAATCAACGAAAACAAGCAACATCTATTAGAGTTGACGTtcagtgctgaaaaaaaaaacaattaagagTGTAGTGTGAAAACCAGAGACCTGGCAACAAGCTTTCCTTACGTCATTCAAACCACGTATCCTATTGGACCGTACGATGTGGCTTGCCACGTGGTCTTACTGAAGCTATTAGGATAAAGACATTGTTATGTTTTGAGCTATAGTTGATTGACCTGTAGGGGGCAATCTATTGCCGTATTACCAGGGTTAAATTCAGCAAAGAAGACGATGCTAATAGCAGATATAATCCACCTGTGATTCTGTGAAATGCATGTATGGTTTGCTGCTGGTTACCTTTTGAGTAAACATTTTTCCTCTAGACCAGACCTGCCTCTGTCAAGTTATTACATTTTGGCGACGAGGATGAAAGCGAGGAGGATAAGGTGAAAAAGCTGGATCTGTACAAGTGGGAGCTTTGGATAAGATGGCCAACATGGTAGGGACAGTGACACCTTTTGATTGTCAGTCGCAATCTTGGGAGGAATATTGTGAAATTTTGCAACATTTCTTCGAGGCAAATGGGATTGCGGATGCACCTAAGCAAAGAGCTATACTGTTGAGTACTGTAGGAATTCAAACGTACAGTCTGCTTAGGAGTTTATTGAGTCCAGTTAAGCCAGGAACAAGGACTTTTGGAGAATTGGTGGATTTATTGAAGGAACATTTCAATCCAAAGCCCAGTGAGATTgtacaaaggtttaaatttaaTTCACGGTCGAGAGCTGAGGGAGAAAGTGTTCTTGAGTATGTGGCAGTCTTGAGGAAACTGGCTCTTGATTGTAATTATGGAGATAAATTAACAGAGATGCTGCGGGACAGACTAGTCTGTGGAATATGTGATGACCGTATTCAACGTAGATTGTTGGCGGAATCAGAGTTGACGTTTGAGAGAGCGTTGAAATTAGCTCAAGCATTGGAAACAGCCAATAATGACGTGAAGGATTTGCAAGCTCAATGTTCAGAATCTTCCATTTCCATGAGACTGCATAGAATGTCAGTGA contains:
- the gdpgp1 gene encoding GDP-D-glucose phosphorylase 1 produces the protein MDGPGHVFSYTNKDFVYDVCRINGRTDVTSRFDVALRCGWEEKMKLGLFRYHLGDLETRVLTGACGYISQLNIQRGIERRKPQEIRSIQQQFDPKLFNFNKINSAEILFEMHKAEQIYTGCAGKGTCATCVVIINVSPLEFGHCLLVPEPSRCHPQILTPLALQIGVESLFLSADPGFRVGFNSLGAFASVNHLHLHAYYLNHPLRIESARTEVIFPKKSLYRLVDFPKAFMFYTDGQDEAQAVTVCRLTDFLIERNIAHNVFMTRACDPDSDSEAQSSLRHGVRIFIWPRVTCFGAKEESAFNVALCELAGHLPFKNREDYERLDEDGVKAIVQRYLLSDEEFADLEKEIVANL